Proteins co-encoded in one Euleptes europaea isolate rEulEur1 chromosome 1, rEulEur1.hap1, whole genome shotgun sequence genomic window:
- the LOC130473991 gene encoding acetylcholinesterase-like: MTSGLHRVLLCLLLLFLLSSSFASGDDTVVVTSSGPVKGRHLTTSSGMVTAFLGIPYAEPPVGSLRFQKPLPHKPWNHILQATSFGNSCYQQSLGTLSYEIYLESDSTLPLAEDCLFLNIWVPHPRPSAPASVLVWIHGGGFFSGSGALDRSFLAATENIIVASMNYRLSALGFLSLPPDAPGNIGFWDQHLALSWLKENMAAFGGDPTRITLGGQSAGAASVGFHLLSPVSQDLFAQATLQSGASISPWAWVSPEQAQVRGETLGQILGCSGNSNRIIVSCLQRKNPEEIMLKLPILSQKILIDTVFVPTTDGEFLPDAPRKLLDAKSFPVKPVLTGFTSTEGSLFLSASAPGFSLYNNSLINHQQLLEGLRLLLPEASDSAIKMADVAYTDGGHGEAQYRNALVKASGDYLFLCPVAVVAHEMAEAGSPVFAYSFSHRPSFISAVPDWIGVPHCAELPYVFGDPLSGAGGNITYTPAEVELSQRVMRYWGEFVKTGFPDGEKGRSWPVYSGESFFQISTHPAHDDDDEIAIGYCILWELLATGDPRA, translated from the exons ATGACATCTGGTTTACACCGAGTGCTTTTATGCCTGCTTCTTCTGTTCCTGCTGAGCTCCAGTTTTGCTTCTGGGGACGATACCGTGGTGGTCACTAGCAGTGGTCCCGTCAAAGGCAGGCACCTCACAACATCGTCTGGTATGGTGACGGCTTTTCTGGGCATCCCTTATGCTGAACCTCCTGTGGGGAGCCTGCGTTTTCAGAAGCCCCTTCCCCACAAGCCTTGGAACCACATCTTACAGGCTACCAGCTTCGGAAATTCCTGCTACCAGCAGAGCCTAGGCACTTTGAGCTACGAAATATATTTAGAATCCGACTCCACCTTGCCACTTGCCGAGGACTGCCTTTTCCTCAACATCTGGGTGCCTCATCCCCGGCCTTCTGCCCCAGCCTCTGTTCTTGTCTGGATCCATGGAGGCGGTTTCTTTAGTGGGAGCGGTGCCCTCGACAGGAGCTTCTTGGCTGCGACTGAGAATATCATTGTGGCTTCTATGAACTACCGTCTAAGTGCGTTGGGCTTTCTCTCACTACCCCCAGATGCTCCAGGAAATATCGGCTTTTGGGACCAACATCTGGCATTGAGCTGGTTGAAGGAGAACATGGCTGCCTTTGGTGGGGATCCAACCCGGATAACCCTGGGTGGTCAGAGCGCTGGGGCTGCATCCGTCGGCTTCCATCTTCTCTCTCCAGTGAGCCAGGATTTATTTGCTCAGGCCACCTTACAAAGCGGAGCCTCCATTTCCCCCTGGGCTTGGGTGAGCCCCGAGCAGGCCCAGGTGAGAGGGGAGACCCTGGGCCAGATACTTGGCTGTAGTGGGAACAGCAACAGAATCATTGTGAGCTGTCTGCAgaggaaaaacccagaagagaTTATGCTCAAATTGCCCATCTTAAGTCAGAAGATTTTGATAGACACTGTCTTTGTGCCAACGACAGACGGGGAATTCCTCCCAGATGCCCCCCGGAAACTTCTGGATGCGAAGAGTTTCCCGGTTAAACCTGTCCTGACTGGCTTCACTTCCACGGAGGGTTCCCTGTTCCTCTCAGCCAGTGCACCTGGTTTTAGCCTCTACAATAACAGTCTGATCAACCATCAGCAACTACTGGAGGGCCTCCGCCTCTTGCTTCCAGAAGCTTCTGACAGCGCAATTAAGATGGCTGATGTCGCCTACACTGATGGGGGGCACGGGGAGGCACAGTATCGAAACGCATTGGTTAAAGCTTCAGGGGACTATCTCTTCTTGTGCCCGGTGGCTGTGGTGGCCCACGAGATGGCAGAAGCTGGAAGCCCCGTTTTTGCATACTCTTTCAGCCACCGCCCTTCCTTCATATCTGCTGTGCCTGACTGGATTGGGGTACCCCACTGCGCTGAGCTGCCCTATGTGTTTGGTGACCCACTGTCTGGGGCAGGTGGCAACATCACATACACACCGGCGGAGGTGGAACTCAGCCAAAGGGTTATGCGGTATTGGGGAGAGTTTGTAAAGACCGG ATTCCCTGATGGGGAAAAAGGAAGGAGCTGGCCTGTTTATTCAGGGGAAAGTTTCTTCCAGATAAGCACACATCCTgctcatgatgatgatgatgagataGCTATTGGTTACTGCATCCTCTGGGAGCTGTTGGCCACTGGGGATCCTAGAG catga
- the LOC130493040 gene encoding cholinesterase-like — MPSLCLSFLWLFLLSPLASKAASDEDDTVVVTSSGPIKGKRLQVGSGSVTAYLGVPYAEPPLGKLRFQKPLPHQPWSQVLEATSFGNSCSQFLLHDFPDASVWAVNPPLSEDCLFLNIWMPHPRPSAPLPVLVWIHGGGYCTGASSLDLYNGASLAAEENLIVISLNYRLGALGFLSLPPSAPGNVGLLDQQLALKWVKENAASFGGDPAQVTLLGQSAGAASVGFHLLSPGSQPLFAQAVLQSGSVNAVWSWSSPEEAKQKALVLGQTLGCTQDNDAAVVTCLQGKDVAGFSQYELSELNTTIFLNLPFVPTTDGEFLPEDPQKLLEPGRIPNKPILIGITSDEGSTFVPYTFPDAKDGLITWQQLVEGVKRTVRRATEEVIQAVARRYSKEDHGPASYRQAMVHSSSDYFFVCPVAETAAKLTEAGSPVYSYFFSQHTSGSVWPEWIGASHGAELPYLFGTFKTVLVANQTYTEAEAALSLRVKRYWAEFARNGNPNGVTANETEWPLYNVTEQNFFLLSTKPPQVVQKSPARHCGFWKTQVLNVTQTSN; from the exons ATGCCCAGTCTTTGCCTTTCATTCTTGTGgctcttcctcctttccccactgGCCTCCAAGGCTGCATCTGATGAAGATGACACTGTAGTGGTCACCAGCAGTGGGCCTATCAAAGGGAAGCGTCTCCAGGTTGGCTCTGGCTCCGTGACTGCTTATCTGGGCGTCCCCTATGCAGAACCGCCTTTGGGGAAATTGCGTTTCCAGAAGCCGCTTCCTCATCAGCCTTGGAGCCAAGTCCTGGAGGCGACCAGCTTTGGCAACtcctgctcccagttccttcttcATGATTTCCCTGATGCTTCGGTGTGGGCTGTCAACCCACCACTGTCAGAGGACTGTCTCTTTCTGAACATCTGGATGCCCCACCCACGGCCCTCTGCCCCACTCCCTGTCCTTGTCTGGATACACGGTGGGGGTTATTGCACTGGAGCATCTTCTCTGGATTTGTATAATGGGGCCTCCTTAGCTGCTGAGGAGAACCTCATAGTGATCTCTTTGAATTATCGCTTGGGGGCTCTAGGCTTCCTTTCATTACCACCAAGTGCCCCAGGTAACGTTGGCCTCTTGGACCAACAGCTGGCACTGAAATGGGTAAAAGAGAATGCAGCCTCCTTTGGAGGAGATCCTGCTCAGGTGACCCTTTTGGGACAGAGTGCTGGAGCAGCCTCGGTGGGTTTCCATCTCCTCTCGCCAGGAAGTCAGCCCCTTTTTGCTCAGGCTGTGCTGCAAAGTGGATCTGTGAATGCCGTCTGGTCTTGGAGTAGTCCTGAGGAGGCCAAACAGAAAGCCCTTGTTTTGGGACAGACGCTGGGCTGTACTCAAGATAATGATGCTGCTGTGGTGACCTGCCTACAGGGAAAAGATGTAGCGGGTTTCAGTCAGTATGAGTTATCCGAACTGAACACCACGATATTTCTGAATCTTCCTTTCGTGCCCACCACTGATGGAGAGTTCCTCCCAGAGGACCCACAAAAGCTTCTGGAGCCTGGGCGCATTCCGAATAAACCGATTCTCATCGGCATCACTTCTGATGAAGGGTCTACCTTTGTGCCATACACTTTTCCAGACGCCAAAGACGGGCTAATAACTTGGCAGCAGCTGGTGGAGGGTGTGAAGAGGACGGTACGAAGGGCTACAGAAGAAGTTATTCAAGCCGTGGCACGAAGATACAGCAAAGAGGACCATGGCCCCGCATCCTACCGCCAGGCCATGGTGCACTCCAGTAGCGATTACTTCTTTGTATGCCCCGTAGCAGAAACCGCTGCAAAGTTGACCGAAGCTGGGAGTCCTGTGTACAGTTACTTCTTCTCACAGCACACCTCTGGCTCTGTTTGGCCTGAGTGGATTGGGGCATCCCATGGTGCTGAACTACCGTACTTATTTGGCACCTTTAAGACTGTCCTGGTTGCCAACCAAACATACACAGAGGCGGAAGCTGCATTGAGCCTTAGGGTGAAGCGATATTGGGCAGAGTTTGCTAGAAATGG GAATCCTAATGGGGTAACAGCCAATGAGACTGAATGGCCGCTCTACAATGTCACAGAGCAGAACTTCTTCCTCCTTTCCACAAAACCACCCCAAGTTGTACAGAAATCGCCTGCCCGACACTGTGGTTTCTGGAAAACACAGGTTTTGAACGTCACACAGACAA GTAATTGA